The DNA sequence CGGGAGAAGCCCCTTTTCCATTTTTTCGCTCATCACCAGGAAGGTTCCCCTTGCAGTGGCAACAATGTCACCATCCTCGTCGGTGACCATTCCGGAGGCCTTGAACTTCCTTTTTGACCACTCCTCCTCCTGGGCCACAGCTTTAAGCCGTTTTCCGGGAGAGGCGGCCTTTCGGAAGGTTACCTCCAGAGTGTGGGTGAGGAAGAGGCGGTCCCTGTTAAAGGCCAGTCTGCCCAGAACTTCATCGAGGAAGCCCATAATGACCCCGCCGTGGACCACCCCTTCATAGCCGGAGTGCTTGACGCCAGGGGTAAACATGCCTTCAACTTCACCTGTGTCGAGGGTCTGGAAGGTGGATTTCAATCCGCATTCGTTGTCAGGACCGCATACGAAGCAGCCGGAGAAGAGCAACTGGTCCAAGGGAACTCCTTTCAGTTGCAGTTTATCGTTAACAGTTTACGGTTCACGGTTAATTCGGGATCTTACAAGATCAGCAATACTTTTTTGACAAAGTGATCGTATTTAAATAATAGTAAAATCTGCCTGAACAATCATCTTACGTCACCCATTAACTGTAAACTGTAAACCGTGAACTGTAAACTTATCGTGGAGGAACCATGACGAAATACCTTGGCATCATCGGCGGGAGCGGACTTTACGAAATGGAAGGTCTTGAAAATATCGGCACGGAGACTGTATCCACGCCTTTCGGTGATCCTTCAGACAGCATCATCACCGGGAGTCTGGACGGCATGAAAATGGCTTTCCTGCCTCGTCACGGTAAAGGGCATCGCATAACACCATCGGAGATCAACTATCGGGCCAACATATGGGCCCTGAAATCCCTCGGTGTGGACACCGTTATATCGATATCGGCCGTAGGCAGTATGAAAGAGGAGATCGTTCCGGGGGACCTGGTTGTACCCCATCAGTTCATCGACCGTACCAAAGGCAGGGCATCCACCTTTTTTGGCGGCGGCATTGTTGGCCACGTAACTTTCGCCGATCCCGTGTGCCACTCTCTGGCTGGCGTAGTTGCCAAAGGGGCCGGTACAACAGGGGCAAAGGTCCACCAGGGAGGAACCTAC is a window from the bacterium genome containing:
- a CDS encoding PaaI family thioesterase, which translates into the protein MDQLLFSGCFVCGPDNECGLKSTFQTLDTGEVEGMFTPGVKHSGYEGVVHGGVIMGFLDEVLGRLAFNRDRLFLTHTLEVTFRKAASPGKRLKAVAQEEEWSKRKFKASGMVTDEDGDIVATARGTFLVMSEKMEKGLLPEGRRMKDEG
- the mtnP gene encoding S-methyl-5'-thioadenosine phosphorylase; this encodes MTKYLGIIGGSGLYEMEGLENIGTETVSTPFGDPSDSIITGSLDGMKMAFLPRHGKGHRITPSEINYRANIWALKSLGVDTVISISAVGSMKEEIVPGDLVVPHQFIDRTKGRASTFFGGGIVGHVTFADPVCHSLAGVVAKGAGTTGAKVHQGGTYICMEGPQFSTRAESNLYRTWGVDVIGMTNIPEAKLAREAELCYSTLALATDYDCWHESEDDVSVEAILQIMHHNVENAKTAIAWVARNLAEKKACSCSEALKFAIVTDPSVIPDKVKKDLGPIIGKYVK